A stretch of the Porifericola rhodea genome encodes the following:
- a CDS encoding PspC domain-containing protein, whose product MRKLQYFFEEQAFGVCTRLGEILHISTSSIRLFFIYASFLTFGSPLFVYLGLAFIMNLRRHLRKQYNQIRS is encoded by the coding sequence ATGAGAAAGTTACAATATTTCTTTGAAGAACAAGCTTTTGGTGTTTGCACCCGTTTAGGTGAAATTTTACATATTTCTACCTCAAGTATTCGCTTGTTTTTTATCTATGCATCGTTTCTCACCTTTGGTTCTCCCCTATTTGTCTATTTAGGTCTTGCCTTTATCATGAACCTCAGAAGACATCTTAGAAAGCAGTATAATCAAATCCGAAGTTAA
- a CDS encoding gliding motility-associated C-terminal domain-containing protein, producing MRICKLLCAFLLFCSFLPEAFGQVSSPKNRFEVDVIKGCAPLTITATNTFVASPMPPIAWNFDWNGDQGSVEVDPDASPQTAEYTYTEPGSYLVLQVLGNQQDVIDTLRVEVMEPLEPRFNVYNCINNSVYIDFSEEFYYEQLYIEFGDGNTQSVSTSQGFLTYQYASAGAYTISAEGRFTNAAFNCAQSDTTITTILDLDIANISQVEVVGEQEIQLAYNLANPNVAYRLEVDENGRGTYDLDAVELDNSSSTYNWTNANISTSENYYCFRIVAVNRCDESFNQESNVVCSIGLEVTPAHLQNELNWYSSGYSTYRLLKDNSLLSEQSSTNYTDTEVNCQQSYSYQVSAESNGAISLSNQLQVAAISTEVPEGPAGLSISLQSTSASLNWVAVAEAEQYYIYRSVDDEEAVLYDSVSTLNYTDPRELAVETTYCYQLSYRDLCGVESELSEEACVLIPRQARVFFPNAFSPNGDGLNDEFVYKADLLESVRFQVFNRWGELIFSTQTVGKGWDGTYQNADAPQGTYLFVLEVVDQLGNSFSKSGKFTLISGRP from the coding sequence TTGCGTATTTGTAAATTACTATGTGCTTTCCTGCTCTTTTGCAGTTTTCTACCCGAAGCATTTGGGCAGGTCAGTAGTCCTAAAAATCGCTTTGAAGTAGATGTAATTAAAGGCTGTGCGCCCCTTACCATTACTGCTACCAATACTTTTGTGGCTTCACCCATGCCTCCCATTGCCTGGAATTTTGACTGGAACGGAGATCAGGGGTCAGTAGAAGTTGACCCTGATGCCTCTCCCCAGACAGCGGAATACACATATACTGAGCCAGGCAGTTACCTCGTATTGCAAGTATTAGGTAACCAACAGGATGTAATTGATACGCTTCGTGTAGAAGTGATGGAGCCACTAGAACCTCGTTTTAATGTATATAACTGCATTAACAACAGTGTGTATATAGATTTTAGCGAAGAGTTTTACTACGAGCAGCTCTATATTGAATTTGGCGATGGCAATACACAATCAGTAAGTACCAGCCAGGGCTTTTTAACTTATCAGTACGCCAGCGCAGGGGCTTACACTATTAGTGCAGAAGGTAGGTTTACAAATGCTGCCTTTAACTGCGCTCAATCCGATACTACCATCACTACTATTCTGGATCTGGATATTGCTAATATTTCTCAGGTTGAAGTAGTGGGCGAGCAGGAAATACAATTAGCCTATAATCTGGCAAACCCCAATGTCGCTTATCGGTTAGAAGTGGACGAGAACGGTAGAGGAACTTACGATCTGGATGCAGTAGAGCTTGACAACAGCAGCAGTACTTATAACTGGACGAATGCTAATATCAGTACCTCAGAAAATTACTACTGCTTTAGGATAGTTGCCGTTAACCGTTGTGATGAATCTTTTAACCAAGAGTCCAATGTGGTTTGCAGCATTGGCCTGGAAGTTACCCCTGCACATCTTCAGAATGAGCTGAACTGGTACAGTTCAGGCTATTCTACCTACCGCTTACTAAAAGACAATTCCCTGCTTAGCGAACAAAGTAGTACTAACTATACTGATACAGAGGTAAACTGTCAGCAAAGTTATAGCTATCAGGTATCAGCCGAAAGCAATGGTGCTATTAGCCTTTCTAACCAACTTCAGGTTGCTGCCATCTCAACTGAAGTACCTGAAGGGCCTGCCGGGCTTAGCATCAGTCTTCAATCTACCAGTGCATCTCTAAACTGGGTTGCCGTAGCGGAGGCTGAGCAGTACTATATCTACCGCTCAGTAGATGATGAAGAGGCAGTCCTGTATGATTCAGTCAGTACACTAAACTACACCGATCCACGAGAACTGGCGGTAGAAACAACCTATTGCTATCAGTTAAGCTACCGAGACCTGTGTGGCGTTGAATCAGAGCTTAGCGAGGAGGCTTGCGTGCTGATACCTCGGCAGGCTCGCGTTTTTTTTCCTAATGCTTTTAGCCCAAATGGAGATGGCCTTAACGATGAGTTTGTCTACAAAGCAGATCTTTTAGAATCGGTGCGGTTTCAGGTGTTTAACCGCTGGGGAGAGTTGATTTTTTCTACACAAACTGTCGGCAAAGGTTGGGATGGAACTTACCAGAATGCTGATGCCCCTCAGGGTACTTACCTTTTTGTGCTGGAAGTAGTAGACCAGTTAGGCAATTCATTTAGCAAGTCAGGCAAATTTACCCTAATCAGTGGGCGCCCCTAA
- a CDS encoding glycosyltransferase family 2 protein, protein MEQAAVIILNYNGLHFLQQFMPSVQKYSRGHRIIVADNGSTDSSLDFLRAQYPEVEIMAFEQNYGFAKGYDEALKRIDNKYSILLNSDVEVTENWIDPIIEFMETDEQIAACQPKIRAFHNKDTFEHAGAAGGFIDSIAYPFCRGRILDKLEKDKGQYDDIRQVFWASGACFFARTAIYNQLGGFDAIFHAHMEEIDLCWRINASGYKVFFHPGSTVYHVGGGTMPVTNPKKTYLNFRNSTGMLYKNAPASSLWTKVLSKLLIDTVAALSFLLNGKYKDAKAVMLGNLHFLTNLRRWQQRRNIVRQWRTEHKLGTIFSGLIVSERYLKGNKRFSQLKF, encoded by the coding sequence ATGGAACAGGCAGCAGTTATTATTTTAAATTACAACGGCCTACACTTTCTGCAACAGTTTATGCCCTCGGTTCAAAAATACAGCCGCGGGCATCGTATTATTGTAGCCGACAACGGATCTACAGATAGCTCCCTAGATTTTTTGAGAGCCCAGTATCCCGAAGTAGAGATCATGGCTTTTGAGCAGAACTATGGCTTTGCTAAAGGGTACGATGAAGCTCTCAAACGAATAGACAATAAGTATAGCATACTACTTAACTCTGATGTAGAGGTAACCGAGAACTGGATTGACCCAATAATTGAGTTCATGGAAACCGACGAACAGATTGCCGCTTGTCAACCAAAAATCAGGGCTTTCCATAATAAAGATACCTTTGAGCACGCCGGTGCTGCTGGCGGTTTTATAGATAGTATTGCCTACCCATTCTGTCGGGGAAGAATTCTGGATAAGCTGGAAAAAGACAAAGGTCAGTATGATGATATCAGGCAGGTGTTTTGGGCAAGCGGTGCCTGCTTTTTTGCTCGTACAGCTATCTACAATCAACTAGGCGGCTTTGATGCTATTTTTCACGCGCATATGGAGGAGATAGATCTATGCTGGCGAATAAATGCTTCCGGCTATAAGGTCTTTTTTCATCCGGGAAGTACAGTTTATCATGTAGGAGGAGGCACCATGCCGGTAACTAATCCTAAAAAAACCTATCTAAACTTTAGAAACAGCACGGGAATGCTCTACAAAAACGCTCCGGCTTCCAGTCTGTGGACTAAAGTACTTTCCAAACTGCTAATTGATACTGTGGCAGCACTTAGCTTTTTGTTAAATGGCAAATACAAAGATGCAAAAGCGGTAATGCTGGGTAATCTGCATTTTCTTACTAACTTGCGCCGCTGGCAGCAGAGAAGAAATATAGTTCGTCAATGGCGAACGGAGCATAAGCTTGGTACGATTTTTTCGGGTTTAATAGTGTCTGAGCGTTACTTAAAAGGAAACAAACGCTTTAGTCAGCTTAAGTTTTAA
- a CDS encoding YbaB/EbfC family nucleoid-associated protein, with amino-acid sequence MFDMNKMMEKVKEVQEKMKEAQDKLEDITASAEAGAGMVKATVNGKKQVIDIEIDSDIIKPEDKEIIQDLVVAAVNKALTEVDAKAKEEMKKSTEGFMPNIPGFDFGNMA; translated from the coding sequence ATGTTTGATATGAATAAAATGATGGAGAAGGTAAAAGAGGTGCAGGAGAAAATGAAAGAAGCTCAAGACAAGCTGGAAGATATTACTGCCTCAGCCGAAGCCGGTGCGGGTATGGTAAAAGCTACCGTCAATGGCAAAAAACAGGTAATTGACATTGAAATAGATAGTGATATCATAAAACCTGAAGACAAAGAAATTATTCAGGACTTGGTAGTAGCTGCTGTAAACAAAGCGCTAACCGAGGTAGATGCTAAAGCTAAAGAAGAAATGAAAAAATCTACCGAAGGTTTTATGCCTAATATTCCTGGCTTTGACTTTGGAAATATGGCCTAA